One window of the Rhodococcus sovatensis genome contains the following:
- the rpsJ gene encoding 30S ribosomal protein S10 — MAGQKIRIRLKAYDHEAIDASARKIVETVTRTGARVVGPVPLPTEKNVYCVIRSPHKYKDSREHFEMRTHKRLIDILDPTPKTVDALMRIDLPASVDVNIQ, encoded by the coding sequence GTGGCGGGACAAAAGATCCGCATCAGGCTCAAGGCCTACGACCATGAGGCGATCGATGCGTCAGCGCGCAAGATCGTCGAAACGGTCACCCGTACGGGTGCCCGCGTCGTCGGACCGGTGCCGTTGCCGACCGAAAAGAACGTGTACTGCGTCATCCGTTCGCCCCATAAGTACAAGGATTCGCGCGAACACTTCGAGATGCGTACTCACAAGCGGCTCATTGACATCCTCGACCCGACGCCGAAGACGGTCGACGCGCTCATGCGCATCGACCTGCCTGCCAGTGTCGACGTCAACATCCAGTGA
- a CDS encoding hotdog fold domain-containing protein — translation MSTTVKSYGPTYGIWRRLPDNAVGSAVFSFGMCLRVPYFGSVLPYVRSLEPGRCEVTAPKWWGIRNHLGTFHAIAACNLAEVAMGMLAEATVPTTHRWIPKEMTVRYLAKATTSLTAVAQLTDLPDFDAITDGADLVVPVSITDRDGAEVVHADITVWISRSR, via the coding sequence ATGTCTACCACCGTCAAGTCCTACGGCCCGACCTACGGGATCTGGCGCCGCCTGCCGGACAACGCAGTCGGCTCCGCTGTCTTCTCCTTCGGAATGTGCCTACGCGTCCCGTACTTCGGTTCGGTGCTGCCGTACGTACGGTCGCTCGAGCCGGGTCGATGCGAAGTTACTGCCCCGAAATGGTGGGGCATCCGCAACCACCTCGGCACGTTTCACGCTATCGCCGCGTGCAATCTGGCCGAAGTCGCCATGGGAATGCTGGCCGAGGCCACCGTTCCAACTACCCACCGGTGGATTCCCAAGGAGATGACGGTTCGCTACCTCGCCAAGGCGACCACCTCCCTCACCGCAGTGGCGCAGTTGACGGACCTTCCGGACTTCGACGCGATCACCGACGGAGCCGATCTGGTCGTTCCGGTCTCGATCACCGACCGAGACGGAGCAGAGGTAGTCCACGCCGACATCACGGTATGGATCTCGCGTTCTCGCTGA
- a CDS encoding ABC transporter permease — protein sequence MSTPTVETGGQVSRLDFPEPNLHFAENSLRALWTHSLIQCNRLLKRWARDPSTMIQALLYPALTLLMFRIVLGNSISAATGSPSVYGTVPMIALVGAMFGSIVSAVGLKGEKKSGLLSRFATTPTHRASGLLGRMMAEAIRVFATTIVIVAVGMAIGFRFNQGIPSAIALLLLPIAFGIGFAVMVTFLATIAGESPLVEVVSIGCTLLMFFNSGFVPVAAYPPWLQPIVAAQPMSCAVDAMRGLSLGGPVLVPVLQTLAWALGMVAVFLYPAIRGYRRAAETG from the coding sequence ATGAGCACCCCGACAGTGGAAACCGGCGGACAAGTGAGCCGCCTGGACTTCCCGGAACCCAACCTCCACTTTGCCGAGAACTCCCTACGTGCGCTGTGGACCCACAGCCTGATCCAGTGCAATCGACTGCTCAAGCGATGGGCCCGCGATCCGTCGACCATGATCCAGGCTCTCCTGTACCCGGCGTTGACGCTTCTGATGTTCAGGATCGTGCTCGGCAATTCGATCTCGGCTGCGACGGGATCGCCGAGCGTCTACGGAACCGTGCCGATGATCGCACTGGTCGGCGCAATGTTCGGCTCGATCGTCAGCGCGGTGGGCTTGAAGGGTGAGAAGAAGAGCGGTCTGCTCAGCCGGTTCGCGACGACGCCGACGCATCGTGCGTCAGGGCTGCTCGGCCGCATGATGGCCGAAGCAATTCGCGTCTTCGCGACGACGATCGTCATCGTGGCGGTGGGCATGGCCATCGGATTCCGGTTCAACCAGGGGATTCCGTCGGCCATCGCGCTGCTGCTGCTGCCGATCGCCTTCGGGATCGGATTCGCGGTCATGGTGACCTTCCTCGCCACGATTGCCGGTGAGTCTCCCCTCGTCGAAGTCGTGTCCATCGGCTGCACCCTGTTGATGTTCTTCAATTCCGGATTCGTTCCGGTTGCGGCGTACCCACCGTGGCTGCAGCCCATCGTCGCGGCGCAGCCCATGTCGTGTGCGGTCGATGCGATGCGCGGACTGTCGCTGGGTGGGCCTGTTCTGGTCCCGGTGCTGCAGACTCTGGCCTGGGCACTGGGCATGGTCGCGGTCTTCCTTTATCCCGCGATTCGTGGCTACAGGCGCGCTGCCGAGACCGGGTAG
- a CDS encoding ATP-binding cassette domain-containing protein: MPLSEDAAVLVEDVHKSFDDVHALRGISFTAPRGTVLGILGPNGAGKTTMVKVLATLLKPDSGRAQVAGHDVATNAPAVRRSIMMTGQYAALDDTLSGRENIELFGRLMGLDKKASKARAHALLEEFDLADTGRRPVRGYSGGMRRRIDIACGLVVRPQVVFLDEPTTGLDPRSRQGVWSLVQALKAQGITVLLTTQYLEEADVLSDNIIVIDKGTVIAEGTSDELKARTGGSYCEVVPLDPSQLRRVADALGELLPPANRAEIAPDSVRLSVPAPGGAATLSEILRRIDAAGIDLADIALRRPSLDDVFLTLTGHSHSTDGAGAAPADTGVDAR, encoded by the coding sequence ATGCCACTGTCCGAGGACGCAGCAGTTCTGGTGGAGGACGTCCACAAATCGTTCGACGACGTCCACGCCCTTCGTGGCATCAGTTTCACAGCGCCGCGAGGTACCGTCCTCGGCATTCTCGGCCCCAACGGAGCCGGCAAGACCACGATGGTCAAGGTGCTGGCGACGCTGCTGAAGCCAGACTCCGGGCGCGCCCAGGTCGCCGGTCACGATGTCGCGACGAATGCTCCCGCCGTACGGCGATCGATCATGATGACGGGCCAGTACGCGGCGTTGGACGACACGTTGTCCGGGCGCGAGAACATCGAACTGTTCGGACGTCTGATGGGGTTGGACAAGAAGGCATCGAAAGCCCGTGCACACGCCCTGCTCGAGGAATTCGACCTGGCGGACACCGGCAGAAGGCCGGTCCGTGGGTACTCGGGTGGAATGCGCCGCCGCATCGACATCGCGTGCGGTCTCGTCGTCCGACCCCAGGTCGTGTTCCTCGACGAACCGACTACCGGACTCGATCCGCGCAGCCGCCAGGGTGTGTGGTCGCTGGTACAGGCGTTGAAGGCCCAGGGCATCACGGTGCTGCTGACCACCCAGTATCTCGAAGAAGCCGACGTGCTCAGCGACAACATCATCGTGATCGACAAGGGCACGGTCATTGCCGAGGGGACATCCGACGAACTCAAGGCACGCACCGGTGGCAGCTACTGCGAGGTGGTCCCCCTAGATCCCTCGCAGCTTCGACGAGTGGCCGACGCGCTCGGCGAACTGTTGCCGCCCGCCAATCGCGCCGAGATCGCACCTGATTCGGTGCGACTGTCCGTCCCCGCGCCGGGAGGTGCAGCAACGCTGTCCGAGATCTTGCGCCGCATCGACGCCGCGGGAATCGACCTCGCCGACATCGCACTACGCCGCCCTTCTCTCGACGACGTCTTCCTCACGTTGACCGGGCACTCGCACTCGACCGACGGTGCGGGCGCCGCGCCGGCCGACACAGGTGTCGATGCCCGATGA
- a CDS encoding ABC transporter permease encodes MTATSPRVRVESNSVGGHSASNTRSATRAVHRKRSPSGFVQWQVLTARSVWTMVRHGELVVAVIAPLIFTVGFYLPLKFVMQLQGIDYAQFLMPIIVLQAMAFTAISASQRASAESLSGFNTRLQTMPVVGAVPLVSRISAGVVRSVVSLTAALGFGYVIGFRFSAGIGQAVLFCAFALAISTMLSVGADAIGTLSKSPESTSQMLTLPQLILGMASCGFVPESGFPEWIRPWVRNQPISQFSFSMRDMAEGGVSFHVLWPSLAWIVGLLVLFVPLALWANSRRS; translated from the coding sequence ATGACGGCCACGAGTCCGCGAGTGCGCGTCGAGTCCAACTCCGTCGGTGGCCATTCGGCGTCGAACACCAGGTCTGCCACCCGCGCTGTCCACCGCAAGCGCAGCCCATCGGGGTTCGTGCAATGGCAGGTTCTGACGGCCCGCTCTGTGTGGACCATGGTGCGTCACGGCGAGTTGGTGGTCGCGGTCATCGCTCCGCTGATCTTCACGGTCGGTTTCTATCTGCCGCTCAAATTCGTCATGCAGCTGCAGGGGATCGACTACGCGCAGTTCCTGATGCCGATCATCGTGCTTCAGGCGATGGCGTTCACCGCTATCTCGGCGTCGCAGCGCGCCTCGGCCGAATCACTGAGTGGGTTCAACACGAGGCTGCAGACCATGCCTGTTGTCGGTGCGGTGCCTCTGGTGTCCCGCATCTCGGCCGGTGTCGTCCGATCCGTCGTGTCGCTGACGGCGGCGCTCGGATTCGGGTACGTCATCGGTTTCCGATTCAGCGCGGGTATAGGCCAGGCGGTACTGTTCTGCGCCTTCGCGCTCGCGATCAGCACGATGCTCTCTGTCGGTGCAGACGCGATCGGAACGCTCTCGAAGAGTCCGGAATCTACCAGCCAGATGCTCACGCTTCCCCAGCTGATCCTGGGAATGGCTTCGTGCGGTTTCGTTCCCGAATCGGGGTTTCCGGAGTGGATCCGACCATGGGTCCGCAACCAGCCCATCTCGCAGTTCTCGTTCTCCATGCGTGACATGGCCGAGGGTGGCGTCAGTTTCCACGTGCTGTGGCCGTCGCTTGCATGGATAGTCGGCCTCCTGGTGCTGTTTGTGCCTCTGGCCCTGTGGGCGAATTCGAGGCGATCATGA
- a CDS encoding NADP-dependent oxidoreductase yields MGSYALQGAYFPIESDIDTVERQLPSTSKGKDMQAIVTTGDNDLTLAELGVPVPGPQEVRIAVDAAAVNPVDVQTRRGIYHQLGWIDRSRVVGLGWDVAGRIDAVGDGVGTWSPGTYVVALHDGLDSPTAAYAGYVVVPESAIAAAPTSTDAVGAATLPLNALTAMQALDMLGEPDGRTLLVTGAAGGVGGFALPLAARRGWAVSGLARGEDEEFVRASGALFVSTTPPARTFDAVFDTAALGAQALDAIRDGGRYVGVIPSSGPPAVRGVEVTAVVVHHDGEGLAELVRLVDEGMLAVRTAGTFPLEKALDAHAAFERGGTRGRWVLTVSENARSIP; encoded by the coding sequence ATGGGTTCCTACGCACTTCAAGGTGCCTACTTCCCGATAGAGAGTGACATCGACACAGTGGAAAGGCAACTACCGAGTACGTCGAAAGGCAAGGACATGCAGGCAATCGTCACCACCGGAGACAACGACCTCACGCTCGCGGAACTGGGCGTGCCGGTGCCCGGACCTCAGGAGGTGAGAATTGCAGTGGATGCGGCGGCAGTGAATCCCGTCGATGTCCAGACACGACGGGGTATCTATCACCAACTCGGATGGATCGATCGTTCCCGGGTCGTCGGTCTCGGGTGGGACGTCGCGGGCCGAATCGATGCCGTCGGCGACGGGGTAGGAACGTGGTCGCCCGGGACCTATGTGGTGGCCCTCCACGACGGTCTCGACAGCCCGACTGCTGCCTATGCCGGCTATGTCGTGGTGCCGGAAAGTGCGATTGCCGCTGCGCCGACCTCGACCGATGCCGTCGGCGCTGCCACGTTGCCGCTCAATGCGCTCACCGCGATGCAAGCTCTCGACATGTTGGGCGAGCCGGACGGGCGAACGCTGCTGGTGACCGGTGCGGCTGGGGGAGTGGGAGGGTTCGCACTTCCTCTTGCCGCTCGTCGTGGGTGGGCCGTGTCCGGGTTGGCGCGTGGTGAGGACGAGGAGTTCGTCCGCGCGAGCGGCGCGCTGTTTGTGTCGACCACCCCGCCCGCACGGACGTTCGATGCGGTCTTCGACACTGCAGCGCTCGGAGCACAGGCTCTGGACGCGATTCGTGACGGTGGGCGCTACGTCGGCGTCATCCCTTCCTCCGGGCCGCCAGCGGTTCGAGGCGTCGAGGTGACGGCAGTCGTCGTTCACCACGACGGCGAAGGGCTGGCTGAACTGGTGAGACTTGTCGACGAGGGAATGCTGGCCGTTCGAACAGCTGGAACGTTCCCGCTGGAAAAGGCGCTCGACGCGCACGCGGCGTTCGAGCGGGGCGGCACGCGTGGTCGGTGGGTGCTGACCGTCAGCGAGAACGCGAGATCCATACCGTGA
- the rplD gene encoding 50S ribosomal protein L4: MTSLEKKTDTKLTLDVKVAGGKTNGTVDLPAEIFDAPANIALLHQVVVAQLAAARQGTHSTKTRGEVRGGGKKPYRQKGTGRARQGSTRAPQFVGGGTVHGPQPRDYSQRTPKKMKAAALRGALSDRTRSERLHVITELVAGQTPSTKVAKSFLAEISDRKKVLLVVGREDVAAWKSVQNLEGVHPIAPDQLNTYDVLEADDVIFSVEALNTFIAGPAKNEEASK, encoded by the coding sequence ATGACCAGCCTCGAGAAGAAGACTGATACCAAGTTGACGCTTGACGTCAAGGTTGCCGGTGGCAAGACCAACGGCACCGTCGATCTCCCCGCCGAGATCTTCGACGCGCCGGCCAACATCGCACTCCTGCACCAGGTCGTCGTGGCACAGCTCGCCGCTGCGCGACAGGGAACCCACTCCACGAAGACTCGTGGCGAGGTTCGCGGTGGCGGCAAGAAGCCGTACCGCCAGAAGGGCACCGGCCGCGCTCGTCAGGGCTCGACTCGTGCGCCGCAGTTCGTCGGCGGTGGCACCGTTCACGGACCGCAGCCGCGTGACTACAGCCAGCGGACCCCGAAGAAGATGAAGGCCGCCGCTCTGCGCGGAGCCCTCTCCGACCGGACCCGTAGCGAGCGTCTGCACGTGATCACCGAACTGGTTGCGGGACAGACCCCGTCGACGAAGGTCGCGAAGTCCTTCCTCGCCGAGATCTCCGATCGCAAAAAGGTCCTTCTGGTCGTCGGCCGCGAAGACGTTGCAGCGTGGAAGAGCGTTCAGAACCTGGAAGGCGTGCATCCCATCGCACCCGACCAGCTCAACACGTACGACGTGCTCGAAGCCGATGACGTCATCTTCAGCGTGGAAGCGCTGAACACGTTCATCGCAGGGCCTGCGAAGAACGAGGAGGCAAGCAAGTGA
- the rplW gene encoding 50S ribosomal protein L23, translated as MTTIADPRDILLAPVISEKSYGLIEEGTYTFLVRPDSNKTQIKIAVEKIFDVTVTSVNTQNRQGKRKRTRAGYGKRKDTKRALVTLSADSKPIEIFGGPVA; from the coding sequence GTGACCACCATCGCCGATCCCCGCGACATCCTGCTGGCACCGGTCATCTCCGAGAAGTCCTACGGACTGATCGAAGAAGGCACGTACACCTTCCTGGTGCGCCCGGATTCGAACAAGACGCAGATCAAGATCGCCGTCGAGAAAATCTTCGACGTCACCGTGACCAGCGTCAACACGCAGAACCGTCAGGGCAAGCGTAAGCGGACCCGTGCCGGTTACGGCAAGCGCAAGGACACCAAGCGCGCGCTCGTAACGCTCTCCGCCGACAGCAAGCCCATCGAGATCTTCGGAGGTCCGGTCGCGTAA
- a CDS encoding helix-turn-helix domain-containing protein, which produces MPTMTAAAARAAAKTEYDAYLAACPSRRLLDRVSDKWVSLVLVALGDGPHRYSELARRLAGVSQKMLTQTLRTLERDGLVDRTVTAAVPVRVDYSLTPLGRSLLPVIREVKIWAEQHMDSVEAARARYDSEQS; this is translated from the coding sequence ATGCCGACCATGACCGCCGCCGCGGCCCGAGCCGCCGCGAAAACCGAATACGATGCCTATCTGGCTGCCTGTCCCAGTCGTCGACTGCTGGACCGTGTCAGCGACAAGTGGGTATCGCTCGTCCTCGTCGCACTGGGTGACGGTCCGCATCGGTACTCCGAACTGGCTCGACGATTGGCCGGCGTCAGTCAGAAGATGCTGACCCAGACACTCCGAACCCTCGAACGCGACGGACTCGTCGATCGCACGGTCACCGCCGCAGTGCCGGTTCGCGTCGACTACTCACTCACCCCACTCGGACGATCGCTTCTGCCGGTGATCCGCGAGGTCAAGATCTGGGCCGAGCAGCACATGGACAGCGTCGAGGCCGCACGCGCGCGATACGACAGCGAACAATCATGA
- a CDS encoding diiron oxygenase produces the protein MIDIPALPAHDPDDLVESAVVSRLAGNWSNRATVKKPEPDLDDLFDHSKHDYPEALIPFAEHDVYVGLPETTKDRIRAWGWIAFNKNVMDVEQHVVNPGFSLLAQDAFDTGMGDVLAVAVTQAMVDEQYHTLMHLNASALTRRQRGWAMPERALPFSATVRRRAAAQLGAGNATEAALSALAYMTVAEISITSYLDLIEDNESIQPVNRATVKLHNRDEYCHASIADEMAVIVFEKLKSTERRFFLDGLAAGMDAFSATDFSTWEAILQSEGVAEKDRMLDDTRNDRTRRQLVQDYTGIRSLCRKLDVEDEIGIAWT, from the coding sequence GTGATCGACATCCCCGCGCTGCCCGCGCACGATCCGGACGATCTCGTCGAGAGCGCGGTCGTGTCACGTCTGGCCGGTAATTGGAGCAACCGGGCGACGGTGAAGAAGCCTGAGCCCGACCTGGACGATCTGTTCGATCACTCCAAGCACGACTACCCCGAGGCTCTCATCCCGTTCGCCGAGCACGACGTCTACGTCGGCCTGCCCGAGACCACGAAGGACAGGATCAGGGCGTGGGGGTGGATCGCCTTCAACAAGAACGTCATGGACGTCGAACAGCATGTCGTCAACCCAGGCTTCTCGCTTCTTGCCCAAGACGCCTTCGACACCGGTATGGGCGACGTTCTGGCAGTCGCCGTAACGCAGGCGATGGTCGACGAGCAATACCACACCCTCATGCACCTCAACGCGAGCGCTCTCACTCGACGCCAGCGAGGGTGGGCCATGCCCGAGCGTGCGCTCCCGTTCAGCGCGACGGTTCGGCGCCGGGCCGCAGCTCAACTCGGGGCTGGAAACGCGACCGAAGCAGCACTGAGCGCTCTTGCATACATGACGGTCGCGGAGATCTCGATCACGTCGTATCTCGATCTGATCGAGGACAACGAGAGTATTCAGCCGGTCAATCGAGCGACGGTGAAGCTGCACAACCGAGACGAGTACTGCCACGCGTCGATTGCCGACGAAATGGCAGTGATCGTGTTCGAAAAGCTGAAGTCGACCGAAAGGCGATTCTTCCTCGACGGGCTGGCGGCGGGAATGGATGCATTCTCAGCCACCGATTTCTCCACCTGGGAGGCCATTCTCCAGAGCGAAGGTGTGGCGGAGAAAGACCGAATGCTCGACGACACACGGAACGACCGCACGCGTCGGCAATTGGTCCAGGATTACACCGGAATCCGGTCTTTGTGCCGGAAACTCGACGTCGAGGATGAAATAGGTATCGCCTGGACATAA
- a CDS encoding esterase/lipase family protein has protein sequence MPKPRGRVAIALASAALITLGSAVVSTPSAGADTVDSPLPSEFSDMGAAPAGANDWSCVPSEAHPRPVVLVHGTGSDMATTWTTMAPALAEQGYCVYALDYGAVRTLLDPNKVIWGLGDIPVSAARLGDFVDVVLAQTGAAKVDIVGHSQGGTVARQYLKFNGGVNDADPSASKVENLVTLGGTNHGTNFGGIQQMYLVLAAAGLDQTIISELLFGLTGLGTAGRQQLIGSPTLQRLNAGGEVEPGVRYTVVGTKFDKVVTPPERTFLDGTGSAEVRNMWVQDGCESNTVPHQELTYDDRVTYIVQTALDPSYADTHTAPCT, from the coding sequence GTGCCGAAACCCAGAGGCAGGGTCGCCATCGCTCTGGCATCCGCGGCGTTGATCACGCTCGGCAGTGCAGTGGTGTCCACTCCGTCCGCAGGCGCCGACACCGTGGACTCGCCGCTACCGTCCGAGTTCTCCGATATGGGAGCGGCTCCGGCCGGTGCAAACGACTGGTCGTGCGTGCCGTCCGAGGCTCATCCGCGACCGGTGGTGCTCGTGCACGGAACTGGCTCGGACATGGCCACCACATGGACGACGATGGCTCCGGCTCTCGCCGAGCAGGGATACTGCGTCTACGCCCTGGATTACGGCGCTGTCCGCACGTTGCTCGACCCGAACAAGGTCATCTGGGGTCTCGGTGACATCCCGGTGTCGGCAGCGCGGTTGGGCGACTTCGTCGATGTCGTCCTTGCCCAGACAGGCGCCGCGAAGGTTGATATCGTCGGTCACTCTCAAGGCGGAACGGTCGCGCGCCAATACCTGAAGTTCAACGGTGGAGTGAACGACGCCGATCCATCGGCCAGCAAAGTCGAGAACCTCGTGACGCTGGGTGGGACCAATCATGGGACCAACTTCGGCGGTATCCAACAGATGTACCTCGTCCTCGCAGCTGCGGGACTCGACCAGACCATCATCTCCGAGCTGCTGTTCGGTCTGACAGGGCTCGGCACTGCGGGTCGTCAGCAACTCATCGGATCTCCCACTCTGCAGCGTCTGAACGCAGGCGGCGAAGTCGAGCCAGGAGTCCGCTACACCGTGGTCGGCACCAAGTTCGACAAGGTGGTCACACCACCCGAGCGCACGTTCCTCGACGGGACGGGATCGGCTGAAGTTCGCAACATGTGGGTTCAGGATGGTTGCGAGTCGAACACAGTTCCCCACCAGGAACTGACGTACGACGACCGGGTGACCTACATCGTCCAGACGGCGCTCGATCCGTCCTATGCGGACACTCACACCGCTCCGTGCACCTAG
- a CDS encoding prephenate dehydrogenase dimerization domain-containing protein, whose product MTEQAPEPAPPQPPEAAPRQWHGNAHSSALNRATGPKAQNKKTPYDVIVIGGCGAVGSLLVGLLADDGLSVLTVDPSSESDTADRVSGDIRALDEDLAHTVKEAQVVVLAVPEFVALSTDLSLFGEDALVVETLSVKSGFAAVASTAPAGLQILGINPMFAPSLGMDGRPVAAVAHRAGARVDDFLHRIGTWGGRVVSVDVDQHDRVAAATQALTHAAVLAFGSALASLDVDPALVEAVAPPPARTALALLARISGGEPEVYWDVQAGNPYAESARHALATALADLDSAVTSGEESNFTRYLLHAGESVPDGDEYRALCARLFGIVREPAREEDRL is encoded by the coding sequence ATGACCGAGCAGGCACCCGAGCCGGCTCCGCCGCAGCCACCCGAGGCGGCTCCGCGGCAGTGGCACGGAAATGCGCATTCCAGTGCACTCAACCGTGCCACTGGGCCGAAGGCCCAGAACAAGAAAACACCGTACGACGTCATCGTGATCGGCGGCTGCGGCGCGGTCGGGTCGCTGCTCGTCGGCCTCCTCGCCGATGACGGACTTTCGGTGCTCACCGTCGATCCATCCTCGGAGAGCGATACTGCCGATCGCGTATCGGGTGACATCCGCGCACTGGACGAAGACCTTGCCCACACAGTCAAGGAAGCGCAGGTCGTCGTATTGGCCGTTCCCGAGTTCGTCGCGTTGTCGACGGACCTGTCGCTGTTCGGCGAGGACGCCCTCGTTGTCGAGACACTCTCGGTCAAATCGGGCTTCGCCGCAGTGGCGTCTACAGCGCCTGCAGGTCTACAAATCCTAGGAATCAACCCGATGTTCGCACCGTCACTGGGAATGGACGGCCGACCGGTCGCCGCAGTCGCACACCGTGCTGGTGCCCGAGTCGACGACTTCCTGCACCGCATCGGCACGTGGGGCGGCCGCGTCGTGTCCGTCGACGTCGACCAGCATGACCGTGTGGCCGCTGCAACCCAAGCCCTGACTCATGCTGCGGTTCTGGCCTTCGGGTCGGCGCTCGCATCGCTCGACGTCGACCCTGCACTCGTGGAAGCCGTCGCGCCGCCGCCTGCTCGTACCGCGCTCGCGCTGCTGGCTCGAATCTCAGGCGGCGAACCGGAGGTGTACTGGGACGTGCAGGCGGGCAATCCCTACGCCGAGTCCGCGCGACACGCGTTGGCGACGGCATTGGCTGATCTCGATTCCGCAGTTACCTCCGGCGAGGAATCGAATTTCACTCGCTATCTGCTCCACGCTGGAGAATCTGTTCCAGACGGCGACGAGTACCGAGCATTGTGTGCTCGACTTTTCGGTATCGTGCGAGAACCAGCACGGGAGGAGGATCGACTGTGA
- the rplC gene encoding 50S ribosomal protein L3 yields the protein MTDNKNRPATGNKNRPATGILGTKLGMTQVFDENNRVVPVTVIKAGPNVVTQIRTQERDGYSAVQVAFGAIDPRKVNKPATGQFEKAGVTPRRHVVEIRVADASQFEVGQELTAAVFEDGAYVDVTGTSKGKGFAGTMKRHGFKGQGASHGAQAVHRRPGSIGGCATPGRVFKGMRMSGRMGGDRVTTQNLSVHKVDSENGLLLIKGAIPGRRGNVVIVKSALKGGARA from the coding sequence ATGACTGATAACAAGAATCGGCCTGCTACAGGTAACAAGAATCGGCCTGCTACAGGCATTCTGGGCACGAAGCTCGGAATGACTCAGGTCTTCGACGAGAACAACCGCGTCGTTCCCGTGACCGTGATCAAGGCTGGACCCAACGTGGTCACCCAGATCCGCACGCAGGAGCGCGACGGCTACAGCGCCGTCCAGGTCGCCTTCGGTGCGATCGATCCTCGCAAGGTGAACAAGCCGGCCACCGGTCAGTTCGAGAAGGCAGGCGTCACGCCTCGCCGCCACGTTGTGGAGATCCGCGTCGCCGACGCCTCGCAGTTCGAGGTCGGCCAGGAGCTCACCGCAGCTGTGTTCGAGGACGGCGCCTACGTCGACGTCACCGGAACCAGCAAGGGTAAGGGCTTCGCCGGAACGATGAAGCGTCACGGCTTCAAGGGCCAGGGCGCGAGCCACGGTGCCCAGGCTGTGCACCGTCGTCCGGGATCCATCGGTGGCTGCGCCACTCCGGGCCGCGTCTTCAAGGGAATGCGCATGTCCGGCCGTATGGGTGGCGATCGCGTCACCACGCAGAACCTCTCGGTCCACAAGGTGGACAGCGAGAACGGTCTGCTCTTGATCAAGGGAGCAATCCCGGGCCGTCGCGGCAACGTCGTGATCGTCAAGTCTGCATTGAAGGGTGGTGCACGGGCATGA